The genomic interval TCTGAGCCATGATCAAACTCTTCAATTTAAAGTTTGATTTGCTTCTGCTCGAGAAGCGGTGCTCAAAGAATTTACTGTTGTTAGTTCGTAATGAATTAACTGTTGTTCACTCTTCAAGACTTTCAGTTCTTTCGTTCCGAAGTGTCCTGCGAGTGCCCACACAGATTGTCTGATTAATTGTTAAAGAGCAGTGCGACGTTTCTCAGTCGCGGGTCGAACATGTTATTTCAACCCTTAAAAATGTCAAGCGATACATGCTTGATACTTTACTAAAACTTCCAACGAAATTCACCGTTTCCGTCTCAGTGGTGGCGCATTATAAGGACTTATTTGAGCCTGACAAGCACTAAATTTAAAAACAAACTCATTTGCCTAATATTTGCTCGTCAACCTGTAAAAGCGGCAATTTTTCCAGCAAATGAAACCCATAACGCTGTAATACTGGCCACAGCGTTGCGACTTTTGGCGTGATCGCCAGGCAATACACCAGATTTTTTTCCTTCGATAGAAAAGGATTTTCCAAATGTTTCACCAGCCACGCCGTGCGTCGGGCAATGGCGGCACCTGAATCAACCAACCGTGTCCCCTCCGGCAAAGCCTGCTGCAGTTCATTCGCTAATAATGGAAAATGCGTACATCCCAACACAACCGTATCGGGCGGTTCCGGCAATTTCAGCCAAGGCTTGAGGATTTTCCTCAGTGCATCGATAGGCACCTCGTCACCTTGTAACTTGGCCTCGCCCCACTCCACCAACTCCGACGATCCCAAAGATAGAATCGTACAATCATGGGCGAATCGTGAAATCAATTCGTGGGTATACGGACGTTGCACCGTCGCGCGCGTCGCCAATAAACCAACAACGCCGTTACGGGTCAGTTTTGCCGCGGGTTTGATCGCGGGAACGACGCCCACGACCGGGAAGTTGAAGCGCGCCCTCAATGCTGGCAGGGAAATCGTACTAGCAGTATTGCAAGCGATAACGACTGCTGACAAAGGATGCTGTTTTTCAACTGCGTCAACGATCGAGACCACACGCTCAATGATAAATTGCTCCGGCTTTTCCCCATAAGGAAACGCCTCATTATCGAACGTGTAGATATAATGCAAATCCGGCAACAATTTGCGGATTTCTTCATAAACGGATAGACCGCCCACACCGGAATCAAAAATCAGTACGGAGGGGCGGGCAGGTAAATCAGAAACTATAGCTTCCGGTGAGATAATATTCTCGACCTGCGGTTCGGTAGCCATACACTGTCTCATAATTCTTATCGAACAGGTTGGCGATTCTACCACGAACTGTCAGGTGAGAGGTGACTGGATATGACACCGCCAGATCCCAAACGCTAACACCACCCAGCTTCATCGTTTCAAAGGTATTAAAATCCTGATCGGTACGATCACCCAGATAGTGATAAGTCACCGTCCAATCCAAGGGCTCCCAGCGCCAATCCAAATCATATTTAAACTGCTGGCGGGCTCTTCTTGTCAGGCGTTCATTCGTTTCCGCATTTCTGGCATCGATATAGTCGTAGGACAATTTATGTGCAACAGGCCCTGTATCAAACGACGCAGTGGTTTCAATCCCTTTAATGAGCGCTTTACCAATGTTGAAATACCGACTGTTGACGCTGTCGTACTGAATCAGGTTGTCCACGTCATTACGATAAGCGGACACATGCCAGTTGACCGCTCCGGTCAGGCCTTCAATTCCACCTTCCAGCTGTTTGCTTTCCTCCGGCTTCAGGTTGGCATTACCGATGGAGCCATATAATTGCCCAAGATTAGGTGACTTATATGCGGTGCCGTAAGACGCCAACAGCCTATATCCTTGAGTGAACTCCCACGCAGTCCCGGTTTGCCAGGTAGAATGTTGTCCGAATTGCGAATTGTCATCACTACGCAACGATCCTTCGAGCGTTACCGGCCCCAGCAATTGCTGAGTGGTCGCATACACCCCGGTATTGCGGAGTTCAGACCCTCGCTCGACGAAATTGGTGTTCGGCGTAGTCGTTTGCTTCTGCCAGTCAACGCCGGTACTGATATTGCCTTTACCAACCTGAACGCTGTTGCCCCACTGCACGTTGTACTGCTGTATGTCGTCCAGCGTGGCCCAGCTGCTGGAACGGCCGCCCAATTGATCGTAGTTGTAGTCCTTACTGTGGCTATAACTGGTAATCAATTGCGAAGCCCAAATCCCTCTCTGGTAACGCAACCCGGTATTCCAGGTCTGGCTATAAAGCTGGCGTAAATCCCAGGGGGAACCGTCATAAGCAGTACGATTATCGAAACCATAGCCGCGCACAAAGCCGCTTACTGCATCGCTAAACTGGTGTTCTACATTGCCGTACACCGCTTTGCTCATGAAACCGTCACGATCCGGCTGGGCCGAGGTACCATAGGCATCAGGCAGGTTGGCCACCACATCAAACCCTTTGGTATAGGTATAATTACCAGCAAACGTCCCTACAGTACGGCTCCCCAGATTCTGCTGGGTGGAAGCATCATAGGTTTGATAGCCATTGGAACCCATCCCGGCAGAAAGCGTCGTACCGTTCTTCTCGCGCGTCGTGATGATATTGATGACCCCGCCAATCGCGTCAGAACCATACACGGCAGAACGCGGCCCACGGATATATTCCACCTTCTGAACCAGAGAAATCGGGATCTGGCTGATGTCGGAAGAGCCACTAACCCCCGCCTGATTCAGGCGGATACCATCAATCAACACCAAAACATGGCTGGACGCAGTACCACGAATAAACAGCGAGTTGGTCTGCCCCAGTCCGCCATTTTGAGCAATATCCACCCCCGGCAGACGACGCATCACGTCCGTCAAGCTTTTAGACTGCCAGCGATCGATATCATCTCGCGTCACCACCGTTGTTGGCGCCAGCACGGAAGACACCGGCTGAGGAAAACGATTGGCGGTCACGACCATAGCGTCACCACTGTCCTGTTGTGTGTTATCGCTACCTTGCGCCCACCCCGAAAATGCCGTGGCCATCATCGCCGTCAGCAGTGTTATTTTTTTATTAAGCATGTAAGAAGCATCCAAACTGAATTGGCAGGATGCCGCACCTCATGATCGATAGCACGCGATGACCATGAACATTGCGACGTATACCGGCAGGTTTTCGGGCTCGGGTACAGCGGCGCAAGCCGCACGGAAACGACGACTTCCCACCCAAGAAGGCAGTGTCTGCATCATGCTGTCGTTCCCCATTCCCCTCACCGCTGCGCGTCAGCTCCAGGATTTCACTGGATTCCCTTTTAACTCGCCAGGCAAGGCCGGACGCTCATGCTACGATCGGGCGGTGTGGAAGTCTAGACTTCCATTTATTGAATACAATAAATCACGGCTACAAAACTGGACATCCCCCTCATATGCCCTACAATCGCCGCCGTACAATTACTTTAGCTGCTTTTTCAGACGGGAAAATCATGACGCCATCCACTTTGCCTATCGATCAATATGACGCCCAGCTTGCAGAGAAAACCGGGCGGCTTAAAGCAATGATGGCGTCATACCATGCCCCGGAACCGCAGGTATTCCGCTCACCAGTCAGCCACTATCGAATGCGTGCCGAATTCCGTATCTGGCATGACGGCGACGATCTCTACCACATCATGTTCGATCAGCAGACTAAACACCGTATTCGGGTCGATCAGTTTCCAGTCGCCAGCGAGCTTATCAATCGTCTGATGCCGGCATTGCTGAATGCGCTACGTCCCCACCTAACACTGCGCCGCAAACTGTTCCAAATCGACTATCTCTCTACGATGAGCAACGAAATCGTGGTATCGCTGCTCTACCATAAGACTTTGGACGATGAGTGGCGGCAGCAGGCAATCGCATTACGCGACCAGCTACGCCAGCAGGGCTTTAATCTGCAACTGATTGGTCGGGCGACCAAAACCAAAATCTGTCTCGATCACGATTATGTAGATGAATGCCTGCCGGTTGCGGGCAAACAGATGGTTTACCGGCAGGTGGAGAACAGTTTTACCCAACCCAACGCGGCCATGAATATCCAGATGCTGGAATGGGCGTTGTCCGTAACGGAAGGCTCCAAAGGCGACCTGCTGGAGTTGTATTGCGGAAACGGTAACTTTTCACTGGCGCTGGCGCGAAATTTTGAGCGGGTGCTGGCGACGGAAATCGCCAAACCTTCGGTGCAGGCAGCGCAGTACAACATCACCGCTAACCAGATCGGCAATGTCCAGATTATTCGCATGGCGGCGGAAGAGTTTACCCAGGCGATGCGCGGCGTCAGGCAGTTTAACCGGCTGGAAGGCATCGACCTGGCCAGTTATCGTTGCGATACCATTTTTGTTGATCCGCCGCGCAGCGGCCTGGATGAAGAAACTGTACGACTGGTGCAGGAATATCCGCGCATTCTGTATATTTCCTGCAACCCGGAAACACTGTGCGCCAACCTGGCGACACTCACCCAAACCCATCGTGTCAGCCAGTTGGCGCTATTCGACCAGTTCCCTTATACCCACCATATGGAATGCGGGGTACTGCTGGAAAAACGCACCTAATCCGCCATGCCGGTCAGCGGTTTTCGGAATCCGCCGCAGCTTTGCGGGCTCTTAACCGGATCACCAGCCAAAGCGCCAGTACGGCGCAGAGGGTCGACGGCACAAAGTTGGAACCGATTTGCGGATACTCGGCACGCACAATCGCGCTATACAGCAGCAGCCCGAACAGAAAACTGGCGGCGGCCAACAGCGGAACGCCTTCCGGCATCGCATAATGCTGATAGCGCTGGTGCAGGCAATACACCGCCAGCACCATGGCGATTAACGGAAAAATGGAAAAAGGCACAATCGAACTGAACAGCGCGGTAAAAGAACCATTTACGGACAAACCAGCCACCAACGCCAGAAACAACGTACTTTTCTCGGAACCTGCCTGCTCTGCCATGATGTCTCCTCGCTCAATCAACGTTCAGGGCTGGGAACGCCCTGACTCTGCTCTCTCCGGTACCAGTAATAAGCCCCTTTCGCAATCATCCGCAATTGCAGCACTAGCCGTTCTTCCAACTGGCGCCGTTGCTCCAGGCCGACATCCAACGCTTCAGCGCCGGCGCTGAACACAATGATGACCATCGCTTCCGCCTGCGCTTCGGCAAAGCTACGGGGAATATGGTTTTCAACTTCAAGATAATCCGCCAGTTCAGCAATGAAATGCTGAATTTCTCTAGCGACTGCGGCACGAAATGCTGCCGACGTGCCAGAGCGTTCACGCAGTAACAATCTGAAAGCATTAGGGTTATTACCGATGAACTCCATAAACGTCGCCACCGACGTTTTGATCACGCTGCCACCGCTTTTCGCAATGCGCTGACGAGCTTGCCGCATCAATTGACGCAGCATCAAACCACTCTCATCCACCATAGTCAGACCCAATTCATCGACATCACGGAAATGGCGATAAAAAGAAGTGGGTGCAATGCCAGCCTCGCGGGCGACTTCGCGAAGACTCAGGCTAGCAAAACTGCGTTCAGCGCTAAGCTGGCTGAATGCCGCCTCGATGAGAGAACGACGAGTCCGTTCTTTTTGTTGTGCTCTGACACCCATTATCCTGACCAACGTTATCTGTTCTCCTTTCAGGACGAGGACTATAACAAACTTTATCTGCCATCTACCGGTTATTCACTACATACTGCGTCAAAGCCTGCCATAGTAAAAGTATGCTGCCTATTTCCCACATAAATGAAGGGGATTATTGGGTTATTCCCTTGCCGATGTTAATATCGCGTTACCTAATTGTATAAAAACAGGTGTGTCCTACCATGACCATACAACAACAATACGATTACGATGCCATAGTGATTGGCTCCGGGCCCGGCGGTGAAGGTGCGGCAATGGGATTGTCCAAGCAAGGCGCCAAAGTCGCCGTCATAGAACGGCACTACAACGTAGGCGGCGGCTGTACACACTGGGGAACCATCCCATCCAAAGCTCTCCGTCACGCAGTCAGTCGTATCATCGAATTTAACCAGAACCCTCTCTACAGCGATAATTCCCGCGTTATCAGTTCTTCGTTTTCTGACATCCTGCGCCACGCCGGCAGTGTAATAAACCAGCAAACCCGCATGCGCCAAGGGTTCTACGAACGTAACCACTGCGATCTGTTTTCCGGCGAAGCGAATTTTATCGACGCGCATACCCTTGCAGTCCGCTATCCGGATGATACGCACGACACCTTGACGGCAGAAAACATCATCATTGCAACCGGTTCTCGCCCTTACCACCCGGCAGAAGTGGACTTCACTCACCCACATATTTACGACAGCGATTCCATCCTCGAGCTGGATTATGAACCCCGCCACGTCATCATTTACGGCGCCGGGGTAATAGGTTGCGAATATGCGTCCATTTTTCGCGGTCTGAACGTAAAAGTGGATCTGATCAATACCCGTGATCGTCTGCTGGCATTTCTTGATCAGGAGATGTCGGACGCGCTGTCCTATCACTTCTGGAACAGCGGCGTGGTCATTCGTCACAACGAAGAGTTTGAGCGAATAGAAGGGGTCGACGACGGCGTCATCGTTCACCTGAAATCCGGCAAAAAAGTCAAAGCGGATTGTCTGCTTTATGCCAACGGCCGTACCGGCAATACCGAGAATCTGGGGCTGGAAAATATCGAGCTGGAAGCCGATGGGCGTGGCCAACTCAAAGTCAACAGCATGTATCAGACCGCGTTGTCGCATATCTACGCTGTCGGGGATGTGACAGGTTATCCAAGTCTGGCATCCGCTGCTTACGACCAGGGGCGCATCGCCGCCCAAGCGATTACCAAAGGCGACGCCACCGCCCATCTGATCGAAGATATCCCTACCGGTATTTACACCATTCCGGAAATCAGTTCCGTCGGGAAAACGGAACAGGAGCTGACCGCAATGAAGGTGCCGTATGAAGTGGGCCGCGCCCAATTCAAGCACCTGGCGCGCGCGCAGATTGTCGGCATGAATGTGGGAAGTCTGAAGATTCTGTTCCACCGGGAAACCCGGAAAATTCTGGGAATTCACTGTTTTGGCGAGCGAGCGGCCGAAATCATCCATATCGGGCAAGCCATCATGGAACAGAAAGGCGAAGGGAACACGATCGATTACTTCGTCAATACCACGTTCAACTACCCGACAATGGCGGAAGCCTATCGGGTAGCCGCATTGAACGGTCTGAACCGATTATTTTGACAGCATCTCCATCTGATGCTGCATGTGTTCGCGAACAGCGTCCGCCAATTGTTCATAGCGGCCTCGCAGCGGCGAGCCGGGGCGATACACCAATGCAATGGTGCGTTTCGGCTCAGGCTTATAACAGTTCAGATAGCACACACCGTCCCGGATACGCTCCCGCGGTACTGATAACGACGGCAGCAGGGTAATACCGCTGCCGGCCGCAACCATGTTGCGTAGCGTTTCAAGGCTGGTCGCGCGGAAATGGGTATCTTCATCGGCGCCGGCCTGGAAACAGAACCCCATGGCCTGATCGCGCAGACAATGACCATCCTCCAGCATCAGTAATTTCTCGCCCGCCAGATCGGACATAGCGACGCGCTCACGATTAGCCCAGGGATGATCCTGATAGATAGCCAATTTCATCGGCTCGTCGAACAGCGGTACCTCGATAAACGCTTCAGATTCTTTCACCATCGCCAGAATCGCACAGTCCAGTTTGCCGCTGTCGAGCTGGGCCAACAGTTGATGGGTTTGGGCTTCATGCAGATACATCTCCAGTTTCGGAAAGGTGTGATGCAACATGGGGATGATATGCGGCAGCAGATAAGGGCCGACGGTAGGAATCAGGCCGATATGCAACGGCCCGGACATGGTTTCGCCTTGCTGGCTGGCCATCTCCTTCAACACTTTGACCTCCCGCAGCACCGTTCTTGCCTGCTCGACCAGCAATAGCCCCGCCTGAGTAAACAGCACCTTGCGACTGGTTCTTTCCAGCAGCATCACCCCCAGCTCATCCTCCAGCTTGCGGATCTGCCCGCTCAGAGTCGGCTGACTGACATGGCAAGAATCCGCCGCCCGCCTAAAGTGTCGATGTTCTGCCAATGCCACCAGATATTCTAAGTCCCGAATGTTCATGCCCTAAATCTCTCCATAATCATGATAGCCTCTAGCGATAGATAGGATAGCAACGAACGATTATCTCTATCAACATTTAGAGGAAATAATACCCTTAAATCAACCAAATTCAGGTGCGATAGATCTGGAAGAAACAGGGAGTTTCAAATTCAGCGACAGCAAATGTCCTTAGCTTACAGACGGTGAAAACTCCGCCAGAGGATCGACAGCTCGAACGCAACAACCAATGCACATACGATCACCCTAAAAGGGCCGTATTTTATTCTTCACCAGGGGACTTTTTATGTACGCCGGCTCTTCCAGCCATTTGTCACGCTATAACGACAAGGCTGGCGTGTTCAAGCGGCAATATTTGGGATATGTCCACGAATGGCTCTTTTGTGATGAACATCGGTGAAACCCGATAAAAGGCTGGAATCATCATACACATTCATGAATAGAAAAGAGAGTCGACTGAAAACTAGCGGCAGATTGGAGCAATACGCTGAAATATTGTGGAACCGCTGCTGCTGACGAAACGATTTTGACAGCTAGCGCAAGTTAGCGAACCAGACCCTTTTAAGAAAGCCAACGAAACTTTGGCGGGCTACGGCCCGCCGTTTTTTTATCGACATCAAGCCTGCGGCGACGCTGGACGAACCCCCAGCGTATGGCAAATGGCGTAGCTCAGTTCCGCACGGTTTAACGTATAGAAATGGAAATCCTTCACACCCTCGCGACTGAGGATCTTCACCATATCCATCGCGATAGAAGCGCCCACCATCTTGCGGGTTTCCGCATCGTTATCCAACCCTTCAAACATCGTGGTCATCCAGTTCGGTACCCGCACGTTAGTCATGGTGGCAAAGCGCTGCAACTGCTTGAAATTGGACACGGGCAGAATGCCGGGAACAATCTCGACGTCGATCCCGGCTGCGACGCAGCGGTCACGGAATCGCAGATAAGATTCGACATCAAAGAAAAACTGGGTGATGGCGCGGCTCGCGCCGGCGTCAATCTTACGCTTCAGGTTGATCAGATCCGCCTGAGCGCTTTTGGCTTCCGGATGCACTTCCGGATAAGCGGCCACAGAAATATCGAAATCGCCGACATCTCTCAGCAAGGCGACCAAATCCGCCGCATACATGTCAGGCTTACCCCCGCCGGGCGGTAAATCGCCGCGCAACGCCACAATATGTCGAATACCGCTCTGCCAATAATCCTGAGCGATAGCGCGCAATTCTTCACGGCTCGCGTCAATGCAGGTCAAATGGGGAGCCGCTTCCAGACCGGTACGCTCCTTGATGGCCTTGATGATACTGTGAGTACGATCGCGCTCGCCGGAGTTGGCGCCGTAGGTCACGGAAACGAACTTGGGCTTCAGGCTGCTCAGGCGATCGATAGAGTGCCACAGCGTTTCTTCCATCTCGCGGGTACGCGGCGGAAAGAATTCAAAGGAAACATTAATGCGGCCTTGCAGCTCAGCCAGATTCTGGTTCAGCGCTTCCTGATGGTTCGCGTGGAAAAAGCTCATATCCTTACCTCGATTCGCCTCTGTTTCGGTTCTTTTTCGATAAACGTCTATACGTTTAGACGTCCATATAGAAAATGACCGAATCACCACGAAGAGTCAACGCTTTTCAACGTACAGCATGCTGATGTTTGCTCATGAAAGTTGAAGAAAATTCATCATGCCGTGCCTGATGACAAACTTGGCTGTCTTCATCAAACGGTGATAACGGCATGGATGCGTAAAGCGTCCGCGCCTGGGATGGCGCGGTGCGCGCTGACAGCTACCGTCTTGAACGTCAAAGGAGGAACCGGCCGCGCCTTTACGATCCATCCATGATCGCCGCTTACCGCACGTTGTCGGCAACTTCACCTGAAACCAACGGTTTCAGGTTTTTTATAGCGGGCTATTACGCCGCGTGATGTTGCCGCGATCGCACTCCCGGCATCAGCACTACAAAAGTTGCGCCAGACGATTAAGGTCGGACTGAATCGCCCCTGCTGTCACATCGCGTCCAGCGCCTGGCCCGCGAATCACCAGCGGGTTATCACGATACCAGCGGCTCTCAATGGCAAACACGTTATCGCACGGCAACAACGACGCCAGCGGATGATCCGGACGTACCGCCTCTACACCGACGCGCGCCTTGCCATTGACGTCGAACCGTGCAACGTAACGCAGCACCAGTCCCAGCTCGTTGGCCGCCTCCAGCCGTTGCAGCATCTGTTCATTAAGCGACTCGCTGTCCTCAAAGAACTGATCCACCGACCCGTCTTCACATCCCGCAGGCACCAGCGATTCCACCCGAACCTGATTCGGCTCAATCTCGTATCCCGCTTCGCGCGCCAGAATCACCAGTTTGCGCATTACGTCCTGGCCGGAAAGATCCACCCGGGGATCAGGTTCCGTCAGCCCTTGCTGCCAGGCCTGATCCACCAAATCGATAAAAGGCGCCGTGCCGTCAAACTGCAAAAATAGCCATGAAAGCGTCCCGGAAAAAATACCGCTGAGCGCCAGAATACTGTCCCCGCTTTCCCGCAGGTCGCGCACCGCATAGTTCACCGGCAACCCGGCACCGACCGTAGCGTTGTACAACCAGTGACGCCCCGTCTTGGCGAATGCATCGCGAATCTGGCGATAGTTATCCCCGCCGGATGCGCCGGCCAACTTATTGGCGCTGATAACGTGAAAACCATAACTGGCAAAGTCCAGATAAAGATCCGCCACCGACTGGCTGGCCGTCACATCCAGCACCACCAGATCGTCATAAGGATGCGCACGCATCCACTGGAACAGTTCCTCATCGTCGCGTTCCAGGGCTTCATCGTTAAAGAAAGCCAGTACACGGCCGGCATCCAGCCCGTCGTAATTCAGCAGACTGCGCGAACTGTCCACCACGCCGGCCAGCAAAAACTCAAAACCGGTTCGGGCAGAGATCAGGCTTTGCTCGCGAGCAAACAGCTCCAGCCAGCGGGAACCGATATTTCCCTTGCCGAATAACACCAGACCGATACGTTTCTCCGCCCGGAACAGAGAATGGTGCAAACCGCGCACCAGATGCTCGGTAGGGCCGACGCGCAATACAGCGGCCAGGCTGATGTCGTCCTCGGCCTGACAGATAAATTCAATCGGCTGATCTTTTAGCTGCTGATAGAAACGGTGGCTATGCAACGGATTGCGGCATACTCCGGCGCCAACTAATGCCACCAGCGCCAGACCTTCGCGCAAAGTAAGGTCGACAGGCAAAGCCGCTTGTTCAAGCACCTGCCAGGCGCTGTTGACGACTTCGGAGGTATAACAGAGTTGCAGTTGGTTGCGATCCTGATGCGCGCCGGTCGCCAGCGGCCTGACCTGCGCTTTTTTCAGCAATTGCTCCACATCATGCAGTATCAGTTGGAAATCGTGCGCGGAAGGCACATTCACTTCGATCAGGCAGACATCATCATGACTGGTGACGATCTTCGCGCCGGTACCGGACGCCAGCACTCGTTCAATGCGGGTCGAGCCCTGTTCCGGTTGATAGCTGCAACGTAGTTGCAAGTCGATATCGCTGCCGGAAACCGGCTGTAATGTGCGGGTATGCAACACCGGCGCCGCCAGACGCGCCAGTTCGCTGGCTTCATCCAAACGCAGCAACGGCAGCAGGCAGGCATCCTTAACCTTGCGCGGATCCGCACTGTACACGCCGGCTACATCACTCCAGATCGTTACACGTTCAACTCCGGCCAGCGCGCCGATCTGCGTCGCGGAGTAATCACTACCGTTACGCCCCAGCAAGACCGTTTCACCTGCCTCGTTACGGCTGATAAAACCGGTGATGACCAAACGTTGCCCCGCGTACTGCGTCAGCAACTGCTGCAACAACGGCCAGGAACGCCCTTCATCCACCTGCGGTTGCGCCGCACGTTCCGCACGCAGGAACGAACGGGCATCCAGCCAGGTTGCCGGCAGATTTTTCTGATCCAACACCGCCGCCATCAGGCGCGCAGACCAGATTTCACCGTGCCCGACTACTTCGGCATACACTGCATCGGTGATTTTTCCGTCCAGTAACCCCGCCAGATACTCCAAATCGCGAATGAAAGCATTCGTCAACGGCGCAGCGACTTCCGGCGGCAACAAACCGGCGATCAGGTCACTCTGATAGCGGCGCAGCGCCTGCTGCACCTGATGTGCGGAAATTCTGTCGGACTGGCTGAACGTCAGCCAGCTAATCAGTTGGTTGGTGGTACTGCCCGCTGCGGAAACCACCATCAAATCACCGGGTCGGCTGTAGTCGGACATCACACCGGCGACGCGCTGATAACACTTCACATCCGCCAGACTGCTACCACCAAATTTATGCAACTGACGACCCGTAACGGCGCCAGCTATCCCCAAAGCACTCATTCTTACCTCTTGGCTGCGTCCTGAAACGCTCTGTCCAAATCGGCAACCAGATCGTCGCCGTCTTCAATCCCTACCGAAATACGCAACAGTGTTTCCGAAATCCCCGCTGCGGCACGCGCTTCCGGCGCCATACCTGCGTGAGTCATGGTAGCGGCATGAGAGATCAGGCTTTCCACGCCGCCCAACGATTCCGCCAGCGTAAACAGTTCCAACGACGCCAGGAAACTGCGCAAGGTTTCTTCATCCCCGTCCAGTTCGAAACTCAACATAGCGCCGAAACCGGACTGTTGACGACAGGCGATCTCATGACCGGGATTTTCCGGCAAGGAAGGATGATACAGTTTTTTCACCAACGGCTGCCGCTGCAAATATTCCACAATCTGTAGGGCGTTTTTCTGCGCCGCCGCCATACGCGGCGACAGCGTCCGCAGGCCGCGCAACAGCAGATAGCTGTCGAAAGCGGCGCCCGTCACGCCGATGTTGTTGGCCCACCAGGCCAGTTCAGTGACCACGTCCGGATCTTTGGCGATCACGGTACCGGCCACGACATCGGAGTGGCCGTTGAGATATTTGGTACAAGAGTGCACCACCAAATCGGCGCCCAACCTCAGTGGGTTCTGCAATGCCGGGCTCAGGAAGGTGTTATCCACGACGCTGACCGCGCCGACTTCGCGTGCCGCCTGACAAATCGCCGCAATATCCACCACGCGCAACAGCGGGTTACTCGGGCTTTCCACCAGCACCAGCTTCGGTTTTTCGGCCAAAGCGGCTTGCAGTTCTGTCTGATTACCCTGATCGACGAACCTCACCCGAAATGCGCCGCGGCGGCTCAGACTGTCAAACAGGCGATAACTGCCGCCGTAGCAGTCATGGGGAGCCACCAGCAAGTCGCCAGGACGCAAAAACACCG from Musicola paradisiaca NCPPB 2511 carries:
- the murI gene encoding glutamate racemase; the protein is MATEPQVENIISPEAIVSDLPARPSVLIFDSGVGGLSVYEEIRKLLPDLHYIYTFDNEAFPYGEKPEQFIIERVVSIVDAVEKQHPLSAVVIACNTASTISLPALRARFNFPVVGVVPAIKPAAKLTRNGVVGLLATRATVQRPYTHELISRFAHDCTILSLGSSELVEWGEAKLQGDEVPIDALRKILKPWLKLPEPPDTVVLGCTHFPLLANELQQALPEGTRLVDSGAAIARRTAWLVKHLENPFLSKEKNLVYCLAITPKVATLWPVLQRYGFHLLEKLPLLQVDEQILGK
- the btuB gene encoding TonB-dependent vitamin B12 receptor BtuB, with amino-acid sequence MLNKKITLLTAMMATAFSGWAQGSDNTQQDSGDAMVVTANRFPQPVSSVLAPTTVVTRDDIDRWQSKSLTDVMRRLPGVDIAQNGGLGQTNSLFIRGTASSHVLVLIDGIRLNQAGVSGSSDISQIPISLVQKVEYIRGPRSAVYGSDAIGGVINIITTREKNGTTLSAGMGSNGYQTYDASTQQNLGSRTVGTFAGNYTYTKGFDVVANLPDAYGTSAQPDRDGFMSKAVYGNVEHQFSDAVSGFVRGYGFDNRTAYDGSPWDLRQLYSQTWNTGLRYQRGIWASQLITSYSHSKDYNYDQLGGRSSSWATLDDIQQYNVQWGNSVQVGKGNISTGVDWQKQTTTPNTNFVERGSELRNTGVYATTQQLLGPVTLEGSLRSDDNSQFGQHSTWQTGTAWEFTQGYRLLASYGTAYKSPNLGQLYGSIGNANLKPEESKQLEGGIEGLTGAVNWHVSAYRNDVDNLIQYDSVNSRYFNIGKALIKGIETTASFDTGPVAHKLSYDYIDARNAETNERLTRRARQQFKYDLDWRWEPLDWTVTYHYLGDRTDQDFNTFETMKLGGVSVWDLAVSYPVTSHLTVRGRIANLFDKNYETVYGYRTAGREYYLTGSYSF
- the trmA gene encoding tRNA (uridine(54)-C5)-methyltransferase TrmA, yielding MTPSTLPIDQYDAQLAEKTGRLKAMMASYHAPEPQVFRSPVSHYRMRAEFRIWHDGDDLYHIMFDQQTKHRIRVDQFPVASELINRLMPALLNALRPHLTLRRKLFQIDYLSTMSNEIVVSLLYHKTLDDEWRQQAIALRDQLRQQGFNLQLIGRATKTKICLDHDYVDECLPVAGKQMVYRQVENSFTQPNAAMNIQMLEWALSVTEGSKGDLLELYCGNGNFSLALARNFERVLATEIAKPSVQAAQYNITANQIGNVQIIRMAAEEFTQAMRGVRQFNRLEGIDLASYRCDTIFVDPPRSGLDEETVRLVQEYPRILYISCNPETLCANLATLTQTHRVSQLALFDQFPYTHHMECGVLLEKRT
- a CDS encoding YijD family membrane protein, whose protein sequence is MAEQAGSEKSTLFLALVAGLSVNGSFTALFSSIVPFSIFPLIAMVLAVYCLHQRYQHYAMPEGVPLLAAASFLFGLLLYSAIVRAEYPQIGSNFVPSTLCAVLALWLVIRLRARKAAADSENR
- the fabR gene encoding HTH-type transcriptional repressor FabR, producing MMGVRAQQKERTRRSLIEAAFSQLSAERSFASLSLREVAREAGIAPTSFYRHFRDVDELGLTMVDESGLMLRQLMRQARQRIAKSGGSVIKTSVATFMEFIGNNPNAFRLLLRERSGTSAAFRAAVAREIQHFIAELADYLEVENHIPRSFAEAQAEAMVIIVFSAGAEALDVGLEQRRQLEERLVLQLRMIAKGAYYWYRREQSQGVPSPER
- the sthA gene encoding Si-specific NAD(P)(+) transhydrogenase → MQQQYDYDAIVIGSGPGGEGAAMGLSKQGAKVAVIERHYNVGGGCTHWGTIPSKALRHAVSRIIEFNQNPLYSDNSRVISSSFSDILRHAGSVINQQTRMRQGFYERNHCDLFSGEANFIDAHTLAVRYPDDTHDTLTAENIIIATGSRPYHPAEVDFTHPHIYDSDSILELDYEPRHVIIYGAGVIGCEYASIFRGLNVKVDLINTRDRLLAFLDQEMSDALSYHFWNSGVVIRHNEEFERIEGVDDGVIVHLKSGKKVKADCLLYANGRTGNTENLGLENIELEADGRGQLKVNSMYQTALSHIYAVGDVTGYPSLASAAYDQGRIAAQAITKGDATAHLIEDIPTGIYTIPEISSVGKTEQELTAMKVPYEVGRAQFKHLARAQIVGMNVGSLKILFHRETRKILGIHCFGERAAEIIHIGQAIMEQKGEGNTIDYFVNTTFNYPTMAEAYRVAALNGLNRLF